Proteins found in one Aneurinibacillus uraniidurans genomic segment:
- a CDS encoding acyl-CoA thioesterase: MKASLDIVVRSTEIDVNGHVNNAKYLEYFEWGREEWYEQAQLPYDKFLEMNIQTVTVNINVNYRKECLQNDRLTITTEPEKLGRTSYVLKQEIHNQRGELVADALVTSVAMDSKERTSRPVPSELAALFS; encoded by the coding sequence ATGAAAGCATCGCTTGACATTGTTGTCCGTTCTACTGAGATCGATGTAAATGGACATGTAAACAACGCGAAGTATTTGGAATACTTTGAATGGGGACGCGAGGAGTGGTACGAGCAGGCGCAGCTGCCGTATGATAAATTTCTGGAGATGAACATTCAAACGGTAACGGTAAACATCAATGTAAACTACCGTAAAGAGTGCTTACAAAATGACCGACTGACCATTACAACAGAGCCGGAAAAACTCGGGCGTACAAGCTATGTGCTGAAACAGGAAATTCATAATCAGCGTGGCGAGCTCGTGGCAGATGCGCTCGTAACGAGCGTGGCTATGGATAGCAAAGAACGTACAAGTCGCCCGGTACCAAGTGAGCTGGCAGCATTGTTTAGCTAA
- a CDS encoding DEAD/DEAH box helicase, with the protein MTDFAAFELAPFLVAGLTKRNITTPTPIQKQTIPLLLAGHSVIGESQTGTGKTLAYLLPLLQRINTSASVPQAIILAPTRELTMQIHRVLSELCEGSEIRFQVIMGGVDIKRQMEKLKDKPHVIVGSPGRIHDLIEKKKLKAHEVKTVVIDEADQMLEARMMREVEAVIKRTPRDRQLSVFSATISSIVENWGQEWAGQKPHMIRIAGKSRLPETITHSFIVTPEREKFETLRRLLQALSGGRTIVFVKKLHQVGDITTWLKGRGVSIAGIHSETRKQDREQALKEFHSGQVRYLVTTDLLARGMDVEDVAHIVNFDLPLDTEGYIHRVGRTGRAGKSGLAVSLLEPKEKFMAGKLAKQLGIEMPERTLFRGQLVPVKEHPAARSGHRPEIKKGMKRKK; encoded by the coding sequence ATGACTGATTTTGCAGCATTTGAGCTGGCACCGTTCCTGGTAGCCGGACTTACGAAACGAAACATTACAACACCGACACCGATTCAAAAGCAGACAATTCCGCTGCTGCTGGCAGGCCACAGTGTCATTGGGGAATCGCAGACGGGGACAGGCAAGACGCTTGCTTATTTGCTCCCGCTTTTGCAGCGGATTAATACGTCAGCTTCTGTACCACAAGCGATCATTCTGGCACCAACACGTGAGTTGACTATGCAGATTCATCGAGTGTTAAGCGAGCTGTGCGAAGGGAGCGAGATCCGCTTTCAGGTCATTATGGGCGGTGTGGATATTAAGCGCCAGATGGAAAAGCTGAAGGACAAGCCGCATGTGATTGTCGGCTCACCGGGTCGGATCCATGATCTGATAGAGAAGAAGAAGCTGAAGGCGCATGAAGTAAAGACGGTAGTGATTGATGAGGCAGACCAGATGCTTGAAGCACGCATGATGCGCGAGGTAGAAGCCGTTATAAAGCGGACGCCACGTGACCGTCAGCTATCTGTATTTTCTGCTACGATCTCTTCGATCGTGGAGAATTGGGGACAAGAGTGGGCAGGTCAGAAGCCGCACATGATTCGCATTGCAGGTAAATCGCGCCTGCCGGAGACGATTACGCACAGCTTTATTGTGACGCCGGAGCGGGAGAAGTTTGAAACATTGCGACGCTTGCTGCAAGCACTTAGTGGTGGTCGCACGATTGTTTTCGTCAAGAAGCTGCATCAGGTGGGCGATATTACAACGTGGCTGAAGGGAAGAGGTGTGTCGATCGCAGGCATTCATAGTGAGACGCGCAAGCAGGATCGGGAACAGGCACTTAAGGAATTTCATAGTGGCCAGGTTCGCTATCTGGTGACAACTGATTTGCTTGCCCGTGGTATGGATGTGGAGGATGTGGCGCATATCGTTAATTTTGATCTGCCGCTTGATACAGAAGGGTACATTCATCGTGTCGGTCGGACAGGCCGTGCGGGCAAGTCCGGGCTTGCGGTATCGTTGCTTGAGCCAAAGGAGAAATTTATGGCAGGTAAGCTTGCCAAGCAGCTGGGCATTGAGATGCCGGAGCGTACACTGTTCCGAGGCCAGCTTGTGCCAGTCAAGGAGCATCCTGCTGCTCGCTCGGGACATCGTCCGGAGATAAAAAAAGGAATGAAAAGAAAGAAATAA